The Solibacillus sp. FSL R7-0682 genome includes a window with the following:
- a CDS encoding demethylmenaquinone methyltransferase, which produces MTKSKEQHVHEVFESISENYDKMNSVISFQQHILWRKSTMKRMAVEKGSKCLDVCCGTADWTIALANATGKEGVVKGLDFSENMLKVGKQKTAAMPQVELIHGNAMELPFEDNTFDYVTIGFGLRNVPDYMQVLREMHRVVKPGGMVVCLETSQSEIPGYRQLFRFYFKYIMPIFGKIFAKSYKEYSWLQESANDFPGMKKLAQMFKEAGLVNVSYKPFSGGAAAVHMGYKQK; this is translated from the coding sequence ATGACAAAATCGAAAGAACAACATGTACATGAAGTTTTCGAAAGTATCTCGGAAAATTATGACAAAATGAACTCTGTTATTAGCTTCCAGCAACATATTCTTTGGCGAAAGAGTACGATGAAGCGTATGGCTGTCGAAAAAGGCTCAAAATGCTTAGATGTTTGCTGTGGTACAGCTGACTGGACAATTGCTTTAGCCAATGCGACAGGTAAAGAGGGTGTCGTAAAAGGCTTAGACTTTAGTGAAAACATGCTAAAGGTCGGGAAGCAAAAAACGGCTGCTATGCCGCAAGTGGAACTAATTCATGGGAATGCAATGGAATTACCATTTGAAGATAATACTTTTGACTATGTAACAATTGGGTTTGGCTTGCGAAATGTACCGGATTATATGCAGGTGTTACGAGAAATGCACCGTGTTGTTAAACCGGGTGGAATGGTAGTATGCTTAGAAACTTCACAATCTGAAATTCCAGGTTATCGTCAATTGTTCCGTTTTTACTTTAAATATATTATGCCGATATTTGGTAAAATTTTCGCGAAGAGCTATAAAGAATATTCGTGGCTTCAAGAGTCCGCAAATGATTTCCCAGGTATGAAAAAATTAGCGCAAATGTTTAAAGAAGCCGGATTAGTAAATGTATCATATAAACCATTTAGTGGTGGTGCAGCTGCAGTGCATATGGGGTATAAACAGAAATAA
- a CDS encoding heptaprenyl diphosphate synthase component 1, with the protein MSATSIIQSIQALQSNIFMHVRHRALLQNVGEPSLKQEQLFFIQLPFLNGEQVNEDRIMSATTVGIVHASLLEHEKIKEYNATSKSQQLTVLSGDYYSGRYYQLLAQTENILLIQKLSKGIVTRCEHQIKLYEPLEQSLQEWIESLTVIECELIAQFYDVYQFTRYKTIMTKTLTYLRLLEEHSNILRGQESYLSKALHNGENAIVSIDTELQEELMKRKRELLEIVEQAELQVDLKQFIKQYITS; encoded by the coding sequence ATGAGTGCAACATCTATTATACAATCGATTCAAGCGTTACAATCAAATATTTTCATGCATGTTCGTCATAGAGCATTACTACAAAATGTAGGGGAACCATCTTTAAAACAGGAACAACTGTTTTTTATACAGTTACCTTTTTTAAATGGGGAACAAGTAAATGAAGATCGTATTATGAGCGCTACTACTGTTGGAATTGTACATGCGTCACTTCTTGAACATGAAAAAATTAAAGAATACAATGCAACAAGTAAATCTCAACAATTGACTGTTTTATCAGGGGATTATTATAGTGGTCGCTATTATCAATTATTAGCGCAGACTGAAAATATTTTGCTCATTCAAAAGTTATCAAAAGGAATTGTCACACGATGTGAGCATCAAATAAAATTATATGAGCCATTGGAGCAATCACTTCAAGAATGGATTGAAAGCCTTACGGTTATTGAGTGTGAGCTAATTGCACAGTTTTATGATGTTTATCAATTTACACGTTACAAAACAATCATGACAAAAACATTAACGTATTTGCGCTTATTAGAAGAGCATTCTAACATTTTAAGAGGTCAAGAAAGCTATTTAAGTAAAGCGCTACATAATGGCGAAAATGCAATTGTTTCCATTGATACGGAACTGCAAGAAGAACTAATGAAGCGAAAACGTGAATTGCTAGAAATTGTGGAGCAAGCTGAATTACAGGTTGACTTAAAACAATTTATTAAGCAATACATCACTTCATAG
- the mtrB gene encoding trp RNA-binding attenuation protein MtrB, producing the protein MAQSEYIIIEAEEDGVHVIGLTRGSDTKFHHSEKLDAGEVMIAQFTEHTSAMKIRGKAKIHSVHGMVQSKK; encoded by the coding sequence ATGGCACAATCAGAATATATTATCATTGAAGCTGAAGAAGATGGCGTACATGTAATTGGATTAACAAGAGGTTCTGATACAAAATTTCACCATTCTGAAAAATTAGATGCTGGTGAAGTGATGATTGCACAATTTACCGAACATACGTCGGCTATGAAAATTCGTGGAAAAGCTAAAATTCATTCAGTACATGGTATGGTTCAAAGTAAAAAATAA
- the folE gene encoding GTP cyclohydrolase I FolE: MTNVDLKKIEEAVKMILEAVGEDVEREGLLDTPKRVSKMYAEMFSGLNEDPRDYFSTVFHEDHEELVLVKDIPFYSMCEHHLVPFYGKAHVAYIPKDGKVAGLSKLGRCVESVARRPQLQERITSTVADTIMEMLEPKGVYVIIEAEHMCMTMRGLKKPGSKTVTSVARGIYEHDDIKRNEVITFVQMS, encoded by the coding sequence ATGACAAATGTCGATTTAAAAAAAATTGAAGAAGCAGTAAAGATGATTTTAGAGGCCGTAGGGGAAGATGTTGAACGTGAAGGTTTACTCGATACACCAAAACGTGTTTCAAAAATGTATGCAGAGATGTTTAGCGGTTTAAATGAAGATCCACGAGATTATTTTAGTACTGTATTCCACGAAGACCATGAGGAGCTAGTACTTGTAAAAGATATTCCTTTTTACTCAATGTGTGAGCATCATTTAGTACCTTTTTACGGGAAAGCACATGTTGCCTATATTCCGAAAGATGGTAAGGTAGCAGGTTTAAGTAAATTAGGCCGCTGTGTAGAGTCTGTTGCACGACGTCCACAACTACAAGAACGTATTACTTCAACAGTTGCGGATACAATTATGGAAATGCTTGAGCCTAAAGGGGTATATGTGATTATTGAAGCAGAGCATATGTGTATGACAATGCGCGGTTTAAAAAAGCCTGGTTCAAAAACGGTTACATCTGTAGCACGAGGAATTTATGAACATGACGACATTAAAAGAAATGAAGTTATTACATTTGTACAAATGTCTTAA
- a CDS encoding HU family DNA-binding protein, with amino-acid sequence MNKTELVNSVAEAAGLSKKDASKAVEAVFDTIQDALAKGDKVQLIGFGNFEVRERAARKGRNPQTGKEIEIAASKVPAFKPGKALKDAVK; translated from the coding sequence GTGAATAAAACAGAATTAGTAAACTCTGTTGCTGAAGCTGCAGGTCTTTCTAAAAAGGACGCTTCTAAAGCAGTTGAAGCTGTATTTGATACAATTCAAGATGCTCTTGCAAAGGGTGACAAAGTACAATTAATCGGTTTTGGTAACTTTGAAGTGCGTGAACGTGCGGCTCGTAAAGGTCGTAACCCACAAACTGGTAAAGAAATCGAAATCGCTGCTAGCAAAGTACCGGCTTTCAAGCCAGGTAAAGCGCTTAAAGACGCTGTAAAATAA
- the spoIVA gene encoding stage IV sporulation protein A, which produces MSEQIFQQLAERTNGDIYIGVVGPVRVGKSTFVKKVMEGVILPNISNAEDRMRAMDELPQSSPGPVIMTSEPKFVPAQGTTIEIGENSIPFRVRLVDCVGYVIDGAKGYEDESGPKYVHTPWHNEPIAFQEAAKIGTDKVIRDHANIGVLVTTDGTVNGINRSAAQKAEQQIIEQLTEIGKPFVIVLNSTTPNAHDTLLLRQSLVEQYEVPVIATSIDKLQPMDVAAILQEALYEFNVNQIVVEKPDWLDVLDDRHELNETLAFAVNQLEDGQMKLRDVETASLILQDIDFVEKCHVESIDAGQGIATLRVSVDGDTYKNVCRQWLEKPVDSKKDWLLFIKEAAEAKAAQSRFREAIQQAKEDGYGVTLPAMDEFSPSEPELIQQNNFYGVRMKATAPSYHIIRIDMDAEFSPLIGSEFHSQHLLKDLQNAYDNDRRALWETQLFGTPLHEVMTESIRYKMRNVPSSAKNRMRLMLERMINEGERGLITFII; this is translated from the coding sequence ATTAGCGAACAAATTTTTCAACAACTAGCCGAACGTACAAATGGCGATATTTATATTGGCGTTGTAGGACCCGTTCGAGTAGGGAAGTCGACATTTGTCAAAAAGGTTATGGAAGGTGTTATTTTACCGAATATTTCAAATGCAGAAGACCGTATGCGCGCAATGGACGAGTTACCCCAAAGTTCACCTGGACCCGTTATTATGACCTCAGAGCCGAAATTCGTGCCCGCACAAGGAACGACAATCGAAATCGGTGAAAACTCAATTCCATTTCGAGTTAGGCTTGTAGACTGTGTAGGGTATGTTATTGATGGTGCAAAAGGGTATGAAGATGAGTCTGGTCCAAAATATGTGCATACACCATGGCATAATGAGCCAATAGCGTTTCAAGAGGCAGCAAAAATTGGAACCGACAAAGTTATTCGAGATCATGCTAATATAGGTGTTCTTGTAACGACGGATGGTACAGTCAACGGCATTAATCGATCAGCTGCGCAAAAGGCTGAGCAACAAATTATCGAACAGTTAACGGAAATTGGAAAGCCATTTGTTATCGTACTAAATAGCACGACACCAAATGCCCATGATACATTATTGCTTCGTCAATCTTTAGTGGAGCAATATGAAGTTCCTGTTATCGCAACGTCGATTGATAAATTGCAACCGATGGACGTTGCAGCAATTTTACAGGAAGCTTTATATGAATTTAATGTCAATCAAATCGTAGTTGAAAAACCAGATTGGTTAGACGTACTAGATGATCGACATGAGTTAAATGAAACGTTAGCATTTGCTGTTAACCAACTTGAAGATGGTCAGATGAAACTTCGTGATGTTGAAACGGCAAGTTTGATTTTACAAGATATCGATTTTGTAGAGAAGTGTCATGTAGAAAGTATTGACGCTGGTCAGGGAATTGCAACATTGCGTGTATCTGTCGATGGTGATACGTATAAAAATGTGTGTAGACAATGGTTGGAAAAGCCAGTTGATTCTAAAAAAGATTGGTTACTATTCATAAAGGAAGCTGCTGAAGCAAAGGCTGCACAAAGTAGATTCCGAGAAGCAATTCAACAGGCAAAAGAAGATGGTTATGGTGTAACATTGCCGGCAATGGATGAATTTTCACCAAGTGAGCCGGAATTAATTCAACAAAATAACTTTTATGGTGTAAGGATGAAGGCAACGGCTCCTTCGTACCACATTATTAGAATAGATATGGACGCAGAATTTTCACCATTAATCGGATCTGAGTTCCATAGTCAGCATTTATTGAAGGATTTACAAAATGCATATGATAATGACCGCCGAGCTTTATGGGAAACACAATTATTTGGGACGCCGTTACATGAAGTAATGACTGAAAGCATTCGTTACAAAATGCGTAACGTTCCTTCAAGTGCAAAAAATCGTATGCGACTCATGTTGGAAAGAATGATTAATGAGGGCGAAAGAGGATTAATCACATTTATTATTTAA
- a CDS encoding DUF2768 domain-containing protein: MHHLLQSINLTSHYVLASARGPLASMHALDVMWVSFYSIGLLLISILLISAVRKWIHNAFLSFLLRLIAFGMFLVGTVLMVLVVFTWPN, from the coding sequence TTGCATCATCTACTGCAATCTATTAATCTCACATCTCATTATGTATTAGCGTCTGCTCGTGGTCCTTTAGCAAGTATGCACGCACTTGATGTAATGTGGGTTTCCTTTTATTCGATTGGCTTATTACTTATTTCAATTTTACTTATATCGGCTGTCCGTAAATGGATACATAACGCATTTTTATCATTCCTTCTTCGTTTAATTGCTTTTGGAATGTTTTTAGTAGGAACCGTATTAATGGTACTCGTAGTCTTTACGTGGCCAAACTAG
- a CDS encoding NAD(P)H-dependent glycerol-3-phosphate dehydrogenase: MEKVVVLGAGSWGTALAVVLAENGHDTLIWSHREDQANEINHQHTNKKYLPNTELPNNLKATHQLEEAAKHATTIVMAVPTKGIREVCANLSQFLTEKVLFVHVSKGIEPDSLLRISELMNESLSDDVVSDIVVLSGPSHAEEVVLQHPTTVTAACENLKAAEKVQDLFMNQYFRIYTSDDVIGVEIGGALKNVIALAAGITDGLNYGDNAKAALITRGLAEITRLGVKMGGNPFTFAGLSGMGDLIVTCTSVHSRNWRAGNMLGKGMKLNQVLEEMGMVVEGVRTTKAAHQLSQKYDVAMPLTSALYEVLFNEKDTKDAVDQLMLRMKKREIDELGE, encoded by the coding sequence ATGGAAAAAGTAGTTGTATTAGGAGCTGGCTCTTGGGGGACGGCATTAGCTGTCGTGTTAGCTGAAAATGGTCATGACACACTAATTTGGTCACATAGAGAAGACCAGGCAAACGAGATTAATCATCAACATACAAACAAAAAATATTTACCGAATACGGAGTTACCAAATAATTTAAAGGCAACACATCAGTTGGAAGAAGCCGCAAAGCATGCTACGACGATAGTAATGGCTGTACCTACAAAAGGAATTCGAGAAGTATGTGCAAACCTATCGCAGTTTCTAACTGAAAAAGTATTGTTTGTCCATGTTTCTAAAGGCATTGAACCAGATTCATTGTTACGTATTTCTGAGCTAATGAACGAAAGCTTGAGTGATGATGTAGTAAGTGACATTGTTGTATTATCTGGTCCATCCCATGCTGAAGAAGTAGTTCTACAGCATCCTACTACAGTAACGGCAGCATGTGAGAATCTAAAAGCAGCTGAAAAAGTACAGGATTTATTTATGAACCAATATTTCCGCATTTATACAAGTGATGATGTAATTGGTGTTGAAATTGGCGGAGCATTAAAAAATGTCATTGCCTTAGCAGCAGGAATTACAGATGGTTTAAATTACGGGGACAATGCAAAGGCTGCTTTAATTACACGTGGTTTAGCGGAAATTACACGGCTAGGTGTGAAAATGGGAGGGAATCCGTTTACTTTTGCAGGTCTCTCAGGAATGGGTGATTTAATTGTGACTTGTACAAGCGTCCATTCCCGTAACTGGCGCGCCGGTAATATGCTTGGCAAAGGTATGAAGCTTAATCAAGTTCTTGAGGAAATGGGCATGGTAGTAGAAGGTGTTCGTACAACAAAGGCTGCACACCAATTATCCCAAAAATATGATGTAGCAATGCCACTTACTTCGGCCTTATATGAGGTTTTATTTAATGAAAAAGACACAAAAGATGCAGTAGATCAATTAATGTTGCGTATGAAAAAACGCGAAATTGATGAACTAGGCGAGTAA
- the der gene encoding ribosome biogenesis GTPase Der, with amino-acid sequence MTKPVIAIVGRPNVGKSTIFNRIVGERVSIVEDIPGVTRDRIYSSADWLAHEFNIIDTGGIDIGDEPFLEQIRQQAEIAIDEADVIIFMTNGREGVTAADEQVAKILYRTKKPVVLGVNKIDNPDMRHMIYDFYSLGFGEPWPISGSHGLGLGDLLDECAKHFPQPDEEQYDEDTIKFSLIGRPNVGKSSLVNAFLGHDRVIVSDIQGTTRDAIDSPYTYDDQDYVIIDTAGMRKKGKVYESTEKYSVLRALRAIERSDVVLVVLNADEGIQEQDKKIAGYAHEAGKAVIIVVNKWDAIEKDEKTMNFYTEQIREHFLFLDYAPIIFVSAKTKQRVHNILPIIKRVSENHAMRIQSSILNEVIEDSIARNPAPTDKGRRLRIYYATQVAIKPPTFVVFVNEPELMHFSYERFLENRIRETFDFEGTPIRLITRARD; translated from the coding sequence ATGACAAAACCAGTAATCGCCATCGTAGGACGTCCGAACGTAGGTAAATCAACGATCTTTAATCGAATCGTTGGTGAGCGTGTTTCAATAGTGGAAGATATTCCAGGTGTAACACGTGACCGTATTTATAGTTCGGCTGATTGGCTAGCACATGAATTTAATATTATTGATACAGGCGGTATTGACATTGGTGACGAGCCATTTTTAGAGCAAATTCGCCAACAAGCAGAAATCGCGATTGATGAAGCGGACGTTATTATTTTTATGACAAATGGTCGTGAAGGTGTTACAGCTGCTGACGAACAAGTAGCGAAAATTTTATATAGAACGAAGAAACCGGTCGTATTAGGGGTTAACAAAATTGATAACCCAGATATGCGCCATATGATTTATGATTTCTATTCGTTAGGTTTTGGTGAGCCTTGGCCGATCTCTGGTTCCCACGGATTAGGACTAGGTGACTTGCTTGATGAGTGTGCAAAACACTTCCCACAACCTGATGAAGAGCAGTACGATGAAGATACAATTAAGTTTTCATTAATTGGACGCCCGAACGTAGGTAAATCTTCTTTAGTTAATGCATTTTTAGGACATGATCGAGTTATTGTAAGTGATATTCAAGGGACAACTCGTGATGCCATTGACTCACCTTACACATATGATGATCAAGATTATGTCATTATTGATACAGCAGGTATGCGTAAAAAAGGGAAAGTATACGAATCGACTGAAAAATATTCGGTTTTACGTGCATTACGTGCAATTGAACGTTCTGACGTTGTTTTAGTCGTTCTAAATGCGGATGAAGGCATTCAAGAACAAGATAAAAAAATTGCAGGCTATGCCCATGAAGCGGGGAAAGCAGTTATAATCGTCGTAAATAAATGGGATGCAATTGAAAAAGACGAAAAAACGATGAACTTCTATACCGAGCAAATTCGTGAACATTTCTTATTTTTAGATTATGCACCAATCATTTTCGTTTCGGCAAAAACGAAACAACGTGTGCATAACATTCTACCGATTATTAAACGCGTAAGTGAAAACCATGCAATGCGTATCCAATCTTCTATTTTAAATGAAGTAATTGAAGATTCAATAGCACGTAATCCAGCACCGACAGATAAAGGTCGTCGTCTACGTATTTATTACGCAACACAGGTGGCAATTAAACCGCCAACATTTGTCGTATTCGTAAATGAACCAGAGTTAATGCACTTCTCGTACGAGCGTTTCTTAGAAAACCGTATTCGTGAAACATTTGATTTCGAAGGGACACCAATTCGATTAATTACACGTGCTCGTGACTAA
- the rpsA gene encoding 30S ribosomal protein S1, with protein MSEEMNLGSNQQFQEGDIVKGVAEQVEEKSVTVSIEGAPFDGIIPISELSSLHIEKASDVVSVGDQLELMITKVEEENFVLSKRKVDALHAWDKLEAKFASGEVFEAEVKDVVKGGLVVDLGVRGFVPASLVEDYFVEKFDDYKGKVLSFKITELDKDKGRLILSHRAVLEEEKASKKQKVIQTIQEGDVLEGKVQRLANFGAFIDLGGIDGLVHISQVAHEHVDDVSTVLQEGQTVKVKVLSVDPQNERVSLSIKDTLPGPWSNIEEKASKGTVLPGVVKRLVTFGAFVEVFPGVEGLVHISQIAHKHINTPHEVLKEGQEVEVKILEVNEAEKRLALSIKALQEAQEDEENFEYELPEENTGFSFSDVIGDKLKEFTKE; from the coding sequence ATGTCTGAGGAAATGAATTTAGGGTCAAACCAACAATTTCAAGAAGGAGATATTGTGAAAGGTGTTGCTGAGCAAGTAGAAGAAAAGTCAGTAACAGTTTCAATCGAGGGAGCACCTTTTGATGGAATTATACCGATTAGCGAACTTTCAAGCTTACACATTGAAAAAGCTTCTGATGTTGTATCTGTAGGAGATCAACTAGAGCTAATGATTACAAAAGTAGAAGAAGAAAATTTTGTTTTATCTAAACGTAAAGTAGATGCACTACATGCTTGGGATAAATTAGAAGCAAAATTTGCATCAGGCGAAGTATTCGAAGCAGAGGTAAAAGATGTAGTGAAGGGCGGACTTGTAGTTGATCTAGGAGTACGTGGCTTCGTTCCAGCTTCACTAGTTGAAGATTATTTTGTAGAAAAATTCGATGACTATAAAGGAAAAGTATTAAGCTTTAAAATTACAGAATTAGATAAAGATAAAGGACGCCTTATTTTGTCTCACCGTGCAGTTTTAGAAGAAGAAAAAGCGTCTAAAAAGCAAAAAGTTATTCAAACAATCCAAGAAGGCGACGTTTTAGAAGGTAAAGTACAGCGTTTAGCAAACTTTGGTGCTTTCATCGACCTTGGTGGAATTGATGGTCTAGTCCATATTTCGCAAGTAGCACATGAGCATGTAGATGATGTTTCAACTGTTCTACAAGAAGGACAAACAGTAAAAGTAAAAGTTTTATCTGTAGATCCACAAAATGAGCGTGTATCTTTATCTATTAAAGATACCTTACCTGGACCTTGGTCAAATATTGAGGAAAAAGCTTCTAAAGGTACAGTATTACCAGGTGTTGTGAAGCGTCTTGTAACTTTTGGTGCTTTTGTTGAAGTATTTCCGGGTGTAGAGGGGCTTGTGCATATTTCTCAAATTGCACACAAACATATTAATACACCACATGAGGTATTAAAAGAAGGCCAAGAAGTAGAAGTGAAAATATTAGAAGTGAATGAAGCTGAAAAACGTCTCGCTTTAAGCATTAAAGCATTACAAGAAGCGCAAGAAGACGAAGAAAACTTCGAATATGAACTACCTGAAGAAAATACAGGGTTCTCATTTAGCGATGTAATTGGTGACAAATTAAAGGAATTTACGAAAGAATAA
- the cmk gene encoding (d)CMP kinase, with the protein MAKKIQIAIDGPAGAGKSTIAKIVAEALQFTYIDTGAMYRAVTYKSMKQNIQLHDAVAIEAMLHDTTIALEPSEQGQLVFLDGEDVSQAIRSNEVTANVSQVAAHANIREILVAMQQQLAANGGVVMDGRDIATHVLKDAELKIFMSATVEERARRRFIDNERRGIPSTIELLQQEIALRDKLDSEREASPLIQAKDALFLDTTNLSIDEAAEEILKLAKEKMA; encoded by the coding sequence ATGGCAAAAAAAATTCAAATTGCAATTGATGGCCCAGCAGGAGCTGGGAAAAGTACAATTGCTAAAATTGTAGCGGAGGCATTGCAATTTACTTATATTGATACAGGTGCTATGTACCGTGCAGTAACGTATAAATCTATGAAACAAAACATACAATTACATGACGCAGTGGCGATCGAAGCAATGCTACATGATACAACAATCGCTTTAGAGCCATCTGAGCAAGGCCAATTAGTATTTTTAGATGGTGAAGATGTATCTCAAGCTATCCGTTCCAATGAAGTGACAGCAAATGTTTCACAAGTGGCAGCTCATGCAAATATTCGTGAAATTTTAGTCGCGATGCAACAACAACTTGCTGCTAATGGTGGTGTTGTGATGGACGGACGTGATATTGCAACACATGTATTAAAAGATGCTGAGTTGAAAATTTTTATGTCAGCAACTGTCGAGGAGCGTGCACGTCGCCGTTTTATCGACAATGAGCGTCGTGGTATTCCGTCAACGATTGAATTACTGCAACAGGAAATTGCCTTACGCGATAAACTAGATAGTGAGCGAGAAGCATCACCACTAATCCAAGCAAAGGATGCATTATTTTTAGATACAACAAACCTATCAATTGATGAGGCAGCGGAAGAAATTTTAAAGCTTGCAAAAGAAAAAATGGCTTAA
- a CDS encoding flagellar brake protein — MELKIGTLLTLEPTYTDRIEKFRCRIVERQNNIIFIDYPINVMTNKTAFLVDGAQFRVTFTTDKRENFCFNTEVLGRRGGDIQMILLSCPPEDEFIKIQRREYVRVETPVDVAIEHNNRYYQLVAEDISAGGIAIHLKSPVGFTEGEIVKLVIVLPFANGDMRYVETEANVVRIFERDDVNIASIQFTNTDDIDQQHIVRFCFERQLMIRKKELNEI; from the coding sequence ATGGAACTTAAAATTGGTACGCTTTTAACTTTAGAACCAACTTATACGGATCGCATCGAAAAGTTTCGTTGTAGAATTGTGGAGCGACAAAATAATATAATTTTTATTGATTATCCAATCAATGTTATGACGAATAAAACGGCATTTTTAGTAGATGGAGCACAATTTCGAGTAACATTTACAACAGATAAACGAGAGAATTTTTGCTTTAATACGGAAGTTCTAGGCCGTAGAGGTGGCGATATTCAGATGATTTTGTTGTCATGTCCTCCAGAGGATGAATTTATAAAAATCCAACGAAGAGAATATGTTCGCGTAGAAACACCTGTTGATGTTGCAATCGAGCATAATAATCGTTACTATCAATTGGTTGCAGAAGATATTAGTGCTGGTGGTATAGCCATTCATTTAAAATCACCAGTTGGATTTACTGAAGGAGAAATTGTAAAGCTTGTTATTGTTCTTCCATTTGCTAATGGTGATATGCGTTATGTTGAAACAGAAGCAAATGTCGTGCGTATTTTTGAAAGGGATGATGTTAACATTGCATCCATTCAATTTACGAATACAGATGACATTGATCAACAACATATCGTTCGCTTTTGCTTCGAGCGACAATTAATGATTCGAAAAAAAGAGTTAAATGAAATTTAA
- a CDS encoding PepSY1/2 domain-containing protein: MKNLSYLLGLLVVILAFVAYDFYDKNKQLERAVYATQSRDLSTATEKLSLLHQTISQSLLFQDERALKTELDSIWRMSSELRKSVANLPLHQEVQNEWLRYLGKVGDSAKQAATTGDIENWKSKMTTVSTNLQSFAEEWKVATIQFYENDGDFSKWTNNSTTDLKDSPFLQASKQLKSYNETDFPLTASESDYEKKRDLQHLKDEKITKKQAIEKLKTFFPEINDAVVTVTKSSDDAPYPFYHIQFIRGSRIGYADITEKGGHLLSFLLERPVLKNPQSHENIANAAQQFMKKVGYTDVVLTESRENHEAWHYVFTRVHGDDQALVYPDSIQVKVAKDNGEVLGVNAMEYIQEEVIPQQGEIPIDWDTFFAENATVEEVKKIYTANQSLQLRKCYETIVRLDNKLQDTFRIVIDVETHEVIKTEKLH, translated from the coding sequence ATGAAAAATTTATCGTATTTATTAGGTTTATTAGTTGTGATTTTAGCCTTTGTTGCCTATGATTTTTATGATAAAAATAAGCAATTAGAGCGCGCGGTATATGCGACTCAATCGAGAGATTTATCAACAGCTACTGAAAAACTATCTTTACTGCATCAAACAATTTCTCAATCATTATTATTCCAAGATGAACGGGCGTTAAAAACAGAATTAGACTCAATTTGGCGAATGAGTAGCGAATTAAGAAAATCAGTAGCAAATTTACCATTACATCAAGAAGTTCAAAATGAGTGGTTACGCTATTTAGGTAAAGTAGGAGATAGTGCAAAGCAAGCCGCTACTACCGGTGATATAGAAAACTGGAAAAGTAAAATGACAACTGTCTCAACCAACTTACAATCCTTTGCGGAAGAATGGAAAGTTGCCACAATTCAATTTTATGAGAACGATGGTGATTTTTCTAAATGGACAAATAATAGTACAACAGACTTAAAAGATTCACCATTTCTTCAAGCATCGAAACAATTGAAGTCATATAATGAAACGGATTTCCCGTTAACGGCTAGTGAATCAGATTATGAAAAGAAACGAGATTTACAGCATTTAAAAGATGAAAAAATAACGAAAAAGCAAGCGATTGAAAAATTAAAGACCTTCTTCCCTGAAATTAATGATGCGGTCGTAACGGTTACGAAAAGCAGTGACGATGCACCCTATCCGTTTTATCATATTCAATTTATTAGAGGCTCAAGGATAGGCTATGCAGATATTACTGAAAAAGGTGGCCATTTACTATCATTCTTATTAGAGCGACCAGTGTTAAAAAATCCGCAGTCTCATGAAAACATTGCAAATGCTGCCCAACAATTTATGAAAAAAGTAGGGTATACGGATGTAGTGCTTACTGAATCTCGTGAAAATCATGAAGCATGGCACTATGTGTTTACACGTGTTCATGGTGACGATCAAGCGCTTGTCTATCCGGATAGTATTCAAGTGAAAGTAGCGAAGGATAATGGGGAAGTACTTGGTGTAAACGCAATGGAGTATATACAAGAAGAGGTAATTCCACAGCAGGGTGAAATTCCAATTGATTGGGATACGTTTTTTGCGGAAAATGCGACAGTAGAAGAAGTGAAAAAAATATATACAGCGAACCAATCTCTACAGCTACGTAAATGCTATGAAACGATTGTACGATTAGACAATAAGTTGCAGGATACATTCCGTATCGTCATCGATGTAGAAACACATGAAGTAATAAAAACAGAAAAATTACATTAA